In Rhodanobacter humi, the following are encoded in one genomic region:
- a CDS encoding FeoA family protein — translation MRLSDLPKGAVAVVDRVDDAHADDPIAQRLRDLGFVDGEAVRVAAVAPMGGDPLLIQIGYTRFALRRAEAARVSVRSEEAA, via the coding sequence GTGCGCTTGTCCGACTTGCCGAAGGGTGCCGTCGCCGTGGTGGATCGCGTGGACGATGCCCATGCGGACGACCCGATTGCGCAGCGCCTGCGCGATCTCGGTTTCGTCGACGGCGAGGCGGTGCGGGTGGCGGCGGTGGCGCCGATGGGCGGCGATCCGCTCTTGATTCAGATCGGCTACACCCGCTTCGCCCTGCGTCGCGCCGAGGCGGCCCGGGTCAGCGTGCGATCCGAGGAGGCCGCATGA
- the feoB gene encoding ferrous iron transporter B, translating to MSADALRIALVGNPNCGKTALFNLLTGGRQKVANYAGVTIERKEGRFVAPSGRVLQILDLPGAYSFDAVSPDEQITRDVLEGNYPGEARPDLIVCVADATNLRLHLRFLLEVRRLGRPVVLALNMMDAARRRGIVIDVAELSRRLGLPVVETVAVRRGGARALVERVDGELPLPAQAQADDAASRADLHAEVRELLAATVSMPRATAKLDDALDRWALHPVFGLAILAVVMFLVFQAVYAAGKPMSDLIGDGFGWLGEHVAVLMPEGPLQSLVVNGIFGGLGTVLGFLPVILVLFFFILMLEESGYLPRAAFMLDRLMLSVGLTGRSFIPLLSSFACAIPGIMGTRSIQDPRDRLATILVAPLMTCSARLPVYALLIAAFIPAHRVFDLFNLQGLVLFALYLAGILGAMAVAWVMKHLHRDRSEHALLMELPAYRLPKLRDVAIGLYERGAIFLKRLTGVILALTVLMWFLSTFPGAPAGATLPAIDYSFAGYIGRGLAHIFTPIGFNWQMSLALIPAFAARETAVAALATVYMVGGEVSGDGLAHALASQISLPSALSLLVWFAYAPQCMSTLAIIKRETASWRNVAISFGYMFVMAYVASLLTFQIASALT from the coding sequence ATGAGCGCGGACGCGCTGCGCATCGCCCTGGTGGGCAACCCGAACTGCGGCAAGACCGCGCTGTTCAACCTGCTCACCGGCGGCCGGCAGAAGGTGGCGAACTACGCCGGCGTCACCATCGAGCGCAAGGAAGGCCGCTTCGTGGCGCCGTCCGGCCGCGTGCTGCAGATCCTCGACCTGCCCGGCGCCTACAGCTTCGACGCGGTCAGCCCCGACGAGCAGATCACCCGCGACGTGCTGGAAGGCAACTACCCCGGCGAGGCGCGGCCCGACCTGATCGTCTGCGTGGCCGACGCCACCAACCTGCGCCTGCACCTGCGCTTCCTGCTGGAGGTGCGGCGGCTGGGCCGCCCGGTGGTGCTGGCGCTGAACATGATGGACGCGGCGCGCCGGCGCGGCATCGTGATCGACGTGGCCGAGCTGTCGCGCCGGCTGGGCCTGCCGGTGGTGGAAACCGTGGCGGTTCGGCGCGGCGGTGCGCGGGCGCTGGTGGAGCGCGTGGACGGCGAGCTGCCACTGCCAGCGCAGGCGCAGGCCGACGATGCGGCCAGCCGCGCCGACCTGCATGCCGAGGTGCGCGAGCTGCTCGCCGCCACCGTGAGCATGCCGCGTGCGACCGCGAAGCTGGACGATGCGCTGGATCGCTGGGCGCTGCATCCGGTGTTCGGCCTCGCCATCCTCGCGGTGGTGATGTTCCTGGTGTTTCAGGCGGTGTACGCCGCCGGCAAGCCGATGAGCGACCTGATCGGCGACGGCTTCGGTTGGCTGGGCGAGCATGTCGCCGTGCTGATGCCGGAAGGCCCGCTGCAGAGCCTGGTGGTGAACGGCATCTTCGGCGGCCTGGGCACGGTGCTCGGCTTCCTGCCGGTGATCCTGGTGCTGTTCTTCTTCATCCTGATGCTGGAGGAATCCGGCTACCTGCCACGCGCGGCGTTCATGCTGGATCGCCTGATGCTGTCGGTGGGACTGACCGGGCGCTCGTTCATCCCGCTGCTCTCCAGTTTCGCCTGCGCCATCCCCGGCATCATGGGCACGCGCAGCATCCAGGATCCGCGCGACCGCCTCGCCACCATCTTGGTGGCGCCGCTGATGACCTGCTCGGCGCGACTGCCGGTGTACGCGCTGCTGATCGCCGCCTTCATCCCCGCGCACCGCGTGTTCGACCTGTTCAACCTGCAGGGGCTGGTGCTGTTCGCGCTGTACCTCGCGGGCATCCTCGGCGCGATGGCGGTGGCTTGGGTGATGAAGCACCTGCACCGCGACCGCAGCGAGCATGCGCTGCTGATGGAACTGCCGGCGTACCGGCTGCCCAAGCTCCGCGACGTGGCGATCGGCCTGTACGAGCGCGGCGCGATCTTCCTGAAGCGGCTCACCGGCGTGATCCTCGCGCTGACCGTGCTGATGTGGTTCCTCTCCACCTTCCCGGGCGCGCCGGCGGGCGCGACCCTGCCGGCGATCGACTACAGCTTCGCCGGCTACATCGGTCGCGGGCTCGCGCACATCTTCACGCCGATCGGTTTCAACTGGCAGATGAGCCTGGCCCTGATCCCGGCGTTCGCCGCGCGCGAAACCGCGGTGGCGGCGCTGGCCACCGTCTACATGGTGGGCGGTGAAGTGTCCGGCGACGGACTGGCGCATGCGCTGGCGAGCCAGATCTCGCTGCCCAGCGCGCTGTCGCTGCTGGTGTGGTTCGCCTACGCGCCGCAGTGCATGTCCACGCTGGCGATCATCAAGCGCGAAACCGCGTCGTGGCGCAACGTGGCGATCTCGTTCGGTTACATGTTCGTGATGGCCTACGTGGCGTCCCTGCTCACCTTCCAGATCGCGAGCGCGCTGACATGA
- a CDS encoding DUF6587 family protein, whose product MSTGLLIQYIVLGLIVVASVLVLIRKLAPQLSNRWLAAWSIRLARRDSRFSKALARRLQPKQATGNCADGCSTCGACGPKKPAAAAPAPIASRGPGASGQARMAVEPLPLHFRPRAR is encoded by the coding sequence ATGAGCACCGGCCTGCTGATCCAGTACATCGTGCTCGGCCTGATCGTGGTGGCCAGCGTGCTGGTGCTGATTCGCAAGCTGGCGCCGCAGCTCAGCAACCGCTGGCTGGCGGCGTGGTCGATCCGGCTGGCGCGACGCGATTCGCGCTTCTCGAAGGCGCTAGCCCGTCGCCTGCAGCCGAAGCAGGCCACCGGCAACTGCGCCGACGGCTGCTCCACCTGCGGCGCCTGCGGGCCGAAGAAGCCGGCTGCGGCTGCGCCAGCGCCCATCGCATCGCGCGGCCCGGGCGCTTCCGGCCAAGCCCGCATGGCGGTGGAGCCGCTGCCGTTGCACTTTCGCCCGCGCGCCCGTTAA
- a CDS encoding carboxyl transferase domain-containing protein: MSVIVSQIDPRSAEFQASSARLRTLTDELRRELARTAEGGGAKAREKHVARGKLLPRERIRALLDPGSPFLELSPLAAHGMYDDAAPAAGLITGIGRVNGIEVVVVANDATVKGGTYFPMTVKKHLRAQEVALENRLPCVYLVDSGGAFLPLQDEVFPDKEHFGRIFYNQARMSSLNIPQIAVVMGSCTAGGAYVPAMSDETIIVREQGTIFLGGPPLVKAATGEVVDAETLGGADVHTSISGVADHYAENDAHALSIARDIIGHLNRTKAMPLALAEPAEPKYSAEELYGVIPEDTRRPFDIREVIARLVDGSEFHEFKARYGKTLVTGFAHIHGYPVGIVANNGILFAESALKGAHFIELCNQRNVPLVFLQNITGFMVGKKYEQAGIAKDGAKMVTAVACSHVPKFTVVIGGSFGAGNYAMCGRAYGARFLWMWPNARISVMGGEQAASVLATVKRDGIEAADKTWSAEEEDAFKAPTREQYERQGHPYYASARLWDDGIIDPADTRRVLGLAISASMNAPIEPQRYGVFRM; the protein is encoded by the coding sequence ATGAGTGTCATTGTCTCGCAGATCGATCCCCGCTCCGCCGAGTTCCAGGCCAGCAGCGCGCGCCTGCGCACGCTCACCGACGAGCTGCGCCGGGAACTCGCGCGCACGGCCGAAGGCGGCGGCGCGAAGGCACGCGAGAAACACGTCGCGCGCGGCAAGCTGCTGCCGCGCGAGCGCATCCGCGCCCTGCTCGACCCCGGCTCGCCGTTCCTGGAACTGTCGCCGCTGGCCGCGCACGGCATGTACGACGACGCAGCGCCCGCCGCCGGCCTGATCACCGGCATCGGCCGCGTCAACGGCATCGAGGTGGTGGTGGTCGCCAACGACGCCACGGTGAAGGGCGGCACCTATTTCCCGATGACGGTGAAGAAGCACCTGCGTGCGCAGGAAGTGGCACTGGAGAATCGCCTGCCCTGCGTCTACCTGGTCGATTCCGGCGGCGCCTTTCTGCCGCTGCAGGACGAGGTGTTTCCCGACAAGGAACACTTCGGCCGCATCTTCTACAACCAGGCGCGGATGTCGTCGCTGAACATCCCGCAGATCGCGGTAGTGATGGGCTCGTGCACCGCCGGCGGCGCCTATGTGCCGGCGATGAGCGACGAGACGATCATCGTGCGCGAGCAGGGCACGATCTTCCTGGGCGGTCCGCCGCTGGTGAAGGCGGCGACCGGCGAAGTGGTGGACGCCGAGACGCTGGGCGGTGCGGATGTGCATACCTCGATCTCCGGCGTGGCCGACCACTACGCCGAGAATGACGCGCATGCGTTGTCGATCGCGCGCGACATCATTGGCCATCTCAACCGGACCAAGGCCATGCCGCTCGCGCTGGCCGAACCGGCGGAACCGAAATATTCCGCCGAGGAACTCTACGGCGTGATCCCCGAGGACACCCGCCGCCCGTTCGACATCCGCGAAGTGATCGCGCGCCTCGTCGACGGCTCCGAGTTCCACGAATTCAAGGCGCGCTACGGCAAGACCCTGGTCACCGGCTTCGCGCACATCCACGGCTACCCGGTGGGCATCGTCGCGAACAACGGCATCCTGTTCGCCGAGAGCGCGCTCAAGGGCGCGCACTTCATCGAGCTGTGCAACCAACGCAACGTGCCGCTGGTGTTCCTGCAGAACATCACCGGCTTCATGGTCGGCAAGAAATATGAGCAGGCCGGCATCGCCAAGGACGGCGCGAAGATGGTCACCGCGGTGGCCTGCTCGCACGTACCGAAGTTCACCGTGGTGATCGGCGGCAGCTTCGGCGCCGGCAACTACGCGATGTGCGGCCGCGCCTACGGCGCCCGCTTCCTGTGGATGTGGCCGAACGCGCGCATCAGCGTGATGGGCGGCGAACAGGCCGCATCGGTACTGGCGACGGTGAAGCGCGACGGCATCGAGGCCGCCGACAAGACGTGGAGCGCGGAAGAAGAGGATGCCTTCAAGGCGCCGACCCGCGAACAGTACGAGCGCCAGGGCCACCCGTACTATGCCAGCGCGCGGCTATGGGACGACGGCATCATCGACCCGGCGGACACCCGGCGCGTGCTGGGGCTGGCGATTTCCGCCTCGATGAATGCGCCGATCGAGCCGCAGCGCTACGGTGTGTTCCGCATGTGA